One window from the genome of Paraneptunicella aestuarii encodes:
- the greA gene encoding transcription elongation factor GreA produces the protein MNKIPMTAEGAEKLRAELNELKSVKRPAIIKAIAEAREHGDLKENAEYHAAREQQGFCEGRIQDIEAKLSNAQIIDVTKMQNTGKVIFGVTVTLLNVDTDEETTYKIVGDDEADIKNNRISVNSPIARGLIGKEVDDVVTIQTPSGAVEFEITQVEYI, from the coding sequence ATGAATAAAATACCAATGACGGCAGAGGGAGCTGAAAAGCTCCGTGCCGAGTTGAATGAGTTAAAATCGGTAAAAAGGCCCGCGATTATCAAAGCTATCGCGGAAGCTCGTGAACATGGTGATTTAAAAGAGAATGCTGAATACCATGCAGCTCGAGAACAGCAGGGCTTTTGTGAAGGACGCATTCAGGATATCGAAGCGAAGTTGAGTAATGCTCAGATCATCGATGTGACTAAAATGCAAAACACCGGAAAAGTGATTTTTGGTGTGACGGTCACATTGTTGAATGTTGATACCGACGAAGAAACAACCTACAAAATTGTGGGTGATGATGAAGCTGATATCAAAAACAACCGGATTTCAGTGAATTCTCCCATTGCCAGAGGATTAATTGGGAAAGAAGTGGACGACGTAGTGACCATTCAAACCCCTTCTGGTGCAGTAGAGTTTGAAATCACGCAAGTGGAATATATTTAA
- the yhbY gene encoding ribosome assembly RNA-binding protein YhbY → MKLTNKQKQYLKGLAHALKPVVLVGGNGLTENVLTEIDNALSHHELIKVKVPSEDREEKKALMDAIVQQSGAEKLQVIGHMLVIYRQSDEPKIELPKK, encoded by the coding sequence ATGAAATTAACTAACAAACAAAAGCAATATTTAAAAGGGCTGGCGCATGCGCTGAAACCCGTAGTACTCGTGGGCGGCAATGGTCTGACTGAAAACGTGTTGACCGAAATCGACAACGCATTATCACATCACGAACTCATCAAGGTGAAAGTTCCCTCTGAAGACAGAGAAGAGAAAAAGGCCTTGATGGATGCAATTGTCCAGCAATCTGGCGCTGAAAAGCTACAGGTTATTGGACATATGCTGGTGATCTATCGCCAAAGCGATGAGCCCAAAATCGAGTTACCGAAAAAGTAA
- the rlmE gene encoding 23S rRNA (uridine(2552)-2'-O)-methyltransferase RlmE, with the protein MTKKKHSGSSKRWLKEHFDDKYVQMAQKQGLRSRAVFKLDEIQQKDKLIKPGMCVVDLGAAPGGWSQYAVDVVGDKGQVIACDILPMDSIAGVDFLEGDFREEAVLDALLDRIGGRNVDVVMSDMAPNMSGNDSVDQSRAMYLVELALDMCNEVLKPNGSFVAKVFQGAGFEEYFKALKQRFQVVKTRKPDSSRARSREVYLVATGWKL; encoded by the coding sequence ATGACCAAGAAAAAACATTCTGGTAGTAGTAAACGGTGGTTGAAGGAGCACTTTGACGACAAATATGTGCAAATGGCTCAGAAGCAAGGGCTTCGTTCCCGAGCCGTTTTCAAGTTGGATGAGATCCAACAAAAAGATAAGTTGATTAAGCCGGGCATGTGCGTGGTTGACCTTGGCGCAGCGCCGGGTGGATGGTCACAATATGCTGTGGATGTGGTGGGTGACAAGGGGCAAGTGATTGCTTGCGACATATTACCCATGGATTCCATCGCAGGTGTTGACTTTCTTGAAGGTGATTTTAGAGAGGAAGCAGTATTGGATGCTTTGCTGGATAGAATCGGTGGTCGGAATGTTGATGTTGTGATGTCCGATATGGCACCCAATATGAGTGGTAACGATTCCGTTGACCAGTCCCGTGCAATGTATTTGGTTGAGTTGGCTTTGGATATGTGTAACGAAGTATTGAAGCCGAATGGCAGTTTTGTTGCTAAAGTTTTTCAAGGAGCTGGATTCGAGGAGTATTTCAAAGCATTAAAACAAAGGTTTCAGGTGGTGAAAACCCGTAAACCTGACTCATCCAGAGCTCGTTCGCGAGAAGTCTATTTGGTGGCGACTGGCTGGAAACTGTAG
- the ftsH gene encoding ATP-dependent zinc metalloprotease FtsH: protein MSDMAKNLILWLVIAVVLMSVFQSFAPNDGSRKQTDYTQFIQDVRQDLVREVHIEGREIKGLKRTGESFTTYLPTSYDEYLLNDLIQHNVRVFGEPPEETSLITSIFISWFPMLLLIGVWIFFMRQMQGGGGRGAMSFGKSKARLLGEDQIKTTFADVAGCDEAKEEVTELVDFLRDPTKFQKLGGKIPTGVLMVGPPGTGKTLLAKAIAGEAKVPFFTISGSDFVEMFVGVGASRVRDMFEQAKKSAPCIIFIDEIDAVGRQRGAGLGGGHDEREQTLNQMLVEMDGFEGHEGIIVIAATNRPDVLDPALLRPGRFDRQVVVGLPDIRGREQILKVHMRKVPIADNVEASVIARGTPGFSGADLANLVNEAALFAARANKRLVAMEEFDKAKDKILMGTERRSMVMSEEEKTMTAYHEAGHAIVGRLVPEHDPVYKVSIIPRGRALGVTMYLPEQDRVSHSKRHLESMISSLFGGRIAEQIIYGDDKVTTGASNDIERATDIARKMVTQWGLSSKMGPMLYAEEEGEVFLGRSVAKAKHMSDDTARAIDAEIKSVIDRNYERAVGILKENMDILHAMKDALMKYETIDAKQIDDLMERRDVRPPADWQESNSDDSKPTGGATASDVKSEEKVDEEEKSRGKDPDLGKPGDLPH from the coding sequence TTGAGTGACATGGCAAAAAATTTGATTCTCTGGCTCGTCATTGCTGTTGTTTTGATGTCAGTATTTCAGAGTTTCGCGCCTAATGACGGCTCTAGAAAACAGACTGATTATACCCAGTTTATTCAGGACGTTCGTCAGGATCTTGTGCGCGAAGTACACATTGAAGGCCGAGAAATCAAAGGGCTTAAACGGACTGGTGAAAGCTTCACTACTTATTTGCCGACGTCTTACGATGAGTATTTGTTGAATGACTTGATTCAACATAACGTAAGAGTGTTTGGTGAACCGCCTGAAGAAACATCTCTGATTACTTCTATTTTCATTTCCTGGTTCCCAATGCTGTTATTGATTGGCGTATGGATTTTCTTCATGCGACAAATGCAGGGCGGCGGCGGCCGAGGAGCGATGTCTTTTGGTAAAAGTAAAGCTCGTTTGTTAGGTGAAGACCAAATTAAGACCACGTTTGCTGACGTTGCAGGTTGTGATGAAGCAAAAGAAGAAGTGACTGAACTGGTAGACTTCCTGCGTGATCCAACCAAGTTCCAGAAACTGGGCGGTAAAATTCCAACAGGTGTTTTGATGGTTGGCCCTCCAGGTACAGGTAAAACCTTATTGGCAAAAGCCATTGCTGGTGAAGCCAAAGTACCTTTCTTTACTATTTCTGGTTCTGATTTCGTTGAGATGTTCGTGGGTGTTGGTGCATCTCGTGTCCGTGACATGTTTGAACAAGCCAAGAAATCGGCACCTTGTATTATCTTTATCGACGAGATTGACGCTGTAGGTCGCCAACGCGGTGCTGGCTTAGGTGGTGGACATGACGAGCGTGAGCAAACCTTGAACCAGATGTTGGTTGAGATGGATGGTTTTGAAGGGCATGAAGGTATCATCGTTATTGCCGCCACTAACCGTCCTGATGTACTGGATCCTGCATTGTTGCGTCCGGGTCGTTTTGACCGTCAGGTTGTCGTTGGCTTACCTGATATTCGTGGTCGTGAACAAATCTTAAAAGTACATATGCGTAAAGTGCCTATTGCTGACAATGTTGAAGCATCGGTTATTGCACGTGGTACTCCTGGTTTCTCAGGCGCTGATTTGGCTAACCTGGTGAACGAAGCGGCATTGTTTGCTGCCAGAGCCAATAAGCGTCTGGTTGCAATGGAAGAATTTGATAAAGCCAAAGACAAGATCCTGATGGGTACTGAACGACGTTCCATGGTGATGTCTGAAGAAGAAAAGACCATGACGGCGTATCACGAAGCGGGTCACGCTATTGTGGGACGATTGGTGCCTGAACATGATCCTGTCTATAAGGTTTCGATTATTCCTCGTGGACGCGCTTTAGGTGTGACTATGTATTTGCCTGAACAGGATCGTGTCAGTCACAGTAAACGACATTTAGAGAGTATGATTTCCAGCTTGTTTGGTGGTCGTATCGCTGAACAGATCATTTATGGTGATGACAAGGTTACAACAGGGGCATCTAACGATATTGAGCGCGCTACTGATATCGCTCGTAAAATGGTAACTCAGTGGGGCTTGTCGAGCAAAATGGGGCCTATGCTGTACGCGGAAGAAGAGGGCGAAGTGTTCCTTGGTCGTAGCGTTGCCAAAGCGAAGCATATGTCTGACGATACTGCCCGTGCTATTGATGCCGAGATTAAGTCAGTGATTGATCGCAACTATGAGCGTGCCGTTGGCATTCTGAAAGAGAATATGGATATTTTGCATGCCATGAAAGATGCGTTGATGAAATATGAAACCATTGATGCGAAGCAGATTGATGACTTGATGGAGCGCAGAGACGTCCGTCCTCCTGCTGACTGGCAAGAGTCAAATAGCGATGATAGCAAGCCGACTGGTGGCGCGACCGCATCTGATGTTAAATCAGAAGAAAAAGTCGATGAGGAAGAAAAATCACGAGGCAAGGATCCTGACCTTGGTAAACCAGGCGATCTGCCACACTAG
- the folP gene encoding dihydropteroate synthase, giving the protein MKFRNKTLSLNSPQVMGILNVTPDSFSDGGKFNHMDAALAQAEQMVKDGATILDIGGESTRPGAEDVPEALELQRVIPIIEALSTRFDVVLSIDTSKAVVMREAVVAGADLINDVCALQLEGALQVAAETDAAICLMHMQGQPRTMQLSPEYENVIQDVKAFLQQRMQACIDSGISKDRLIIDPGFGFGKTLQHNCDLLAGISRFHDLRAPVLVGVSRKSMFGALLGRDVNERLVPSVVAAVLAAQQGAAILRVHDVKETVDALKLLSITQR; this is encoded by the coding sequence ATGAAATTTAGAAATAAAACCCTGTCATTAAATTCGCCACAGGTTATGGGGATTTTAAATGTTACCCCTGACTCTTTTTCTGATGGTGGCAAGTTTAATCATATGGATGCTGCATTAGCGCAAGCAGAACAAATGGTAAAGGATGGCGCTACCATTCTTGATATTGGTGGTGAGTCAACTCGTCCCGGCGCAGAGGATGTCCCGGAAGCGCTTGAGTTACAACGAGTCATCCCCATAATTGAAGCCCTTAGCACACGGTTTGATGTTGTTCTTTCAATTGACACCAGTAAAGCTGTTGTTATGCGTGAAGCCGTAGTTGCGGGAGCTGACCTGATTAATGATGTTTGTGCTCTGCAATTAGAAGGAGCATTACAAGTGGCGGCTGAAACTGATGCTGCAATTTGCCTGATGCACATGCAGGGTCAGCCTCGAACAATGCAGTTGTCTCCTGAGTATGAAAATGTGATTCAGGATGTAAAGGCCTTCTTGCAACAGCGAATGCAGGCATGTATTGATTCCGGGATCAGTAAAGATCGTTTAATCATCGATCCAGGGTTTGGTTTTGGCAAAACCTTACAGCATAACTGTGATTTGCTGGCTGGCATCTCCAGGTTTCATGATCTGAGAGCTCCTGTTTTGGTTGGCGTTTCAAGAAAATCCATGTTTGGAGCTTTATTAGGGCGAGACGTTAATGAGCGCCTAGTACCCAGCGTAGTTGCTGCGGTTTTAGCGGCACAACAGGGCGCGGCGATTTTGAGAGTTCATGATGTGAAAGAAACCGTGGACGCGTTAAAACTATTGAGTATTACACAACGCTAA
- the glmM gene encoding phosphoglucosamine mutase translates to MTKRQYFGTDGIRGKVGENLINPEFVTKLGWAAGKVLAGRGTNKVLVGKDTRISGYMLESALEAGLSAAGIDIGLLGPMPTPAIAYLTKTFRSEAGIVISASHNPYYDNGIKFFSSDGFKLDDDIELAIEAQMAKPMVCVDSNKLGKASRVQDAAGRYIEFCKGNFPSELSLTGLKIVVDCAHGATYHIAPNVLRELGADVIEIGTKPDGLNINDKVGATAMEAVTQRVLDEKADLGFALDGDGDRIMMVDHLGNVVDGDEIVYIIARDALKSGRLQGGVVGTQMSNMGLEKALKKLSVPFARSKVGDRYVMELLQQKGWSIGGESSGHILNLAQSSTGDGIVSGLQVIAAMLHSGLTLAELRMGMEKFPQRLINVRFASGLDPLANDKVKASVADAEKGLANNGRVLLRKSGTEPVIRVMVEAQHENDANHWAEHIAQAVEAAV, encoded by the coding sequence ATGACTAAAAGACAGTATTTTGGAACAGATGGTATTCGTGGCAAAGTTGGCGAAAACCTGATTAATCCTGAATTTGTGACCAAACTCGGTTGGGCTGCAGGTAAAGTGCTAGCCGGGCGAGGAACGAATAAGGTGCTGGTGGGGAAAGACACTCGTATCTCTGGGTATATGTTGGAATCGGCTCTGGAAGCTGGACTTTCAGCTGCCGGAATTGATATTGGCTTATTGGGGCCAATGCCGACACCTGCTATTGCTTATCTAACCAAAACCTTTCGCTCCGAAGCTGGTATTGTGATTAGTGCTTCACACAATCCTTATTACGATAACGGTATTAAATTCTTCTCTTCTGACGGCTTTAAACTGGACGATGATATTGAGCTGGCGATAGAAGCTCAAATGGCGAAGCCAATGGTGTGCGTTGACTCAAACAAACTGGGTAAAGCTTCTCGTGTGCAGGATGCTGCTGGTCGTTATATTGAATTCTGTAAAGGTAATTTTCCGTCTGAATTATCGCTAACCGGGTTAAAGATTGTGGTTGATTGTGCGCATGGCGCAACTTACCACATTGCTCCTAATGTTTTGCGGGAACTGGGCGCTGATGTCATTGAAATTGGAACAAAACCTGATGGTTTGAATATCAATGACAAAGTGGGTGCTACCGCGATGGAAGCGGTAACGCAACGTGTTCTTGATGAAAAAGCCGACCTTGGTTTTGCGTTGGATGGTGATGGTGATCGCATCATGATGGTCGATCATCTGGGTAATGTTGTCGATGGTGACGAAATTGTTTATATCATTGCCCGCGATGCGCTGAAATCCGGTCGTTTACAAGGCGGGGTTGTTGGCACTCAAATGAGTAATATGGGGCTGGAAAAAGCGCTGAAAAAACTCAGTGTTCCTTTTGCTCGCAGTAAAGTTGGCGACCGTTACGTGATGGAACTACTACAGCAGAAAGGCTGGAGTATTGGTGGAGAAAGCTCTGGTCATATTTTGAATTTGGCTCAGTCCTCTACGGGCGATGGTATTGTTTCAGGGTTGCAGGTGATTGCTGCCATGTTGCATTCAGGCTTGACTCTCGCTGAATTACGCATGGGTATGGAGAAGTTCCCACAACGATTAATCAATGTGCGCTTTGCATCAGGTTTAGACCCATTAGCGAACGATAAGGTAAAAGCCTCTGTCGCTGATGCCGAAAAAGGTTTGGCAAATAATGGACGAGTATTATTGAGAAAGAGTGGAACAGAACCCGTCATTCGAGTCATGGTGGAAGCGCAACATGAAAATGATGCGAATCATTGGGCGGAGCACATTGCACAGGCCGTTGAAGCTGCTGTGTAA
- the tpiA gene encoding triose-phosphate isomerase: MNTMRQKMVAGNWKQNGDQALVKTMQDGLSKLAFNGVEVVVCPPFPYLGAFEAKGFKLGAQNLSLHDSGAHTGEVSGSMLKEVGCQYVIVGHSERRADNSEDNDVVAQKVQQALAAGLTPVLCFGESEQVRDSGQLFDFIQSQLEPVIALIGVARLAETVLAYEPIWAIGTGRTATPEQAQEVHQFVRSYIAEKDASVAANLTILYGGSVKADNAELLFAQPDIDGGLIGGASLKLDDFVAICQAAE; the protein is encoded by the coding sequence ATGAATACAATGCGACAAAAAATGGTTGCCGGAAACTGGAAACAGAATGGTGATCAGGCGCTTGTCAAAACCATGCAGGACGGTTTGTCAAAGCTGGCTTTCAATGGTGTTGAAGTAGTTGTATGTCCTCCTTTTCCTTATCTTGGCGCATTTGAAGCAAAGGGTTTCAAACTGGGCGCCCAGAATTTGAGTTTGCACGACTCTGGAGCTCACACAGGTGAAGTGTCGGGTTCTATGCTTAAGGAAGTGGGTTGCCAATATGTTATTGTTGGTCATTCTGAAAGACGTGCAGACAATAGCGAAGACAACGATGTTGTCGCGCAGAAAGTACAACAGGCACTTGCTGCAGGTTTGACCCCTGTACTGTGTTTTGGCGAATCAGAACAGGTTCGCGATTCAGGTCAGTTGTTCGATTTTATTCAATCGCAACTGGAGCCTGTTATTGCTTTGATAGGTGTTGCAAGATTAGCCGAGACAGTTTTAGCTTACGAGCCAATTTGGGCTATAGGTACAGGTAGAACAGCGACACCAGAACAAGCGCAAGAGGTACATCAATTTGTGCGGTCTTATATCGCTGAAAAAGATGCCTCGGTTGCTGCCAACTTAACCATTTTGTATGGTGGCAGTGTTAAGGCTGATAATGCCGAGCTATTATTTGCCCAGCCAGATATTGATGGTGGCTTGATTGGCGGAGCGAGCTTGAAATTGGATGACTTTGTCGCCATATGCCAAGCGGCAGAATAA
- the secG gene encoding preprotein translocase subunit SecG, which yields MMYEILLVIDLIVALMLIGLVLIQQGKGADMGASFGAGGSNTVFGSTGSGNFLTRSTAILATLFFIINLALGSMSGNVEKNVDEWQNLSDPAVKMTPADADVPSVTIAPGSNDVPVETVEPKAPEASQEVAQEEKPADDNGSN from the coding sequence ATAATGTACGAAATTCTTTTAGTGATCGATTTGATTGTTGCTTTGATGTTGATCGGCTTGGTGTTGATCCAGCAAGGTAAAGGTGCTGACATGGGCGCTTCTTTCGGGGCTGGTGGCTCAAATACTGTATTTGGTTCAACCGGTTCAGGAAACTTCCTGACACGCTCCACTGCTATTTTGGCAACGTTATTCTTCATTATTAACCTGGCATTGGGTAGCATGTCTGGTAATGTTGAAAAGAACGTTGACGAGTGGCAAAACCTAAGTGATCCAGCTGTGAAAATGACTCCGGCTGATGCAGATGTTCCATCTGTAACTATTGCTCCAGGTAGCAACGATGTTCCTGTTGAAACAGTTGAACCTAAGGCACCTGAAGCGTCTCAGGAAGTAGCTCAAGAAGAGAAACCTGCCGACGATAACGGTAGCAACTAA
- a CDS encoding DUF1353 domain-containing protein has protein sequence MSEAFIEYMSGYKYQLAKDYKIATSIKPKENIDTQFIALDKQGNLTVKSGYAWDGTSGPVVDTEHNLRASLVHDAFYQLMRRKHLEASKHKDKADKLFRKMCKEDGVPSTVAQVYYEALKLLGKPASAPSHAKKIKRAPEAE, from the coding sequence ATGTCAGAAGCATTTATAGAATATATGTCAGGGTATAAGTATCAGTTGGCGAAAGATTATAAGATCGCAACGTCAATTAAGCCCAAAGAGAATATTGATACGCAATTTATTGCGTTGGATAAGCAAGGTAATTTGACCGTAAAAAGTGGCTATGCCTGGGATGGCACTTCTGGCCCTGTAGTTGATACAGAACACAATCTTAGGGCATCTCTGGTTCATGATGCGTTTTATCAGTTAATGCGAAGAAAGCATCTTGAAGCTTCAAAACATAAAGACAAAGCGGATAAGCTATTCCGAAAAATGTGTAAGGAAGATGGTGTGCCGTCAACGGTCGCTCAGGTTTATTATGAGGCTCTTAAGTTACTTGGTAAGCCTGCATCAGCCCCGTCTCATGCCAAGAAAATCAAACGAGCTCCCGAAGCCGAATAA
- a CDS encoding serine/threonine-protein kinase, whose translation MLNTAEPFHSSPSIAGYQIQKVIGEGGSSKVYLALDERLQRKVAIKVLKPKNQSDTDRALKEARALAQINHPNVIHIYDIIHQKDLVMLVMEYLQGTTLAKLQRQQVMSIEQKLGLLTQICDGVQAIHDAGILHADLKAENIWVTGQGTVKVLDLGISRSLKNNDTENGTNKSSPSFATPTALSPEQVKGEPLNVKSDIFTFGLLAFYLFAGRFPYPQHTRETFIHYLLNEKPDDAAHILPLLPKALINLLNSCLKTEPNKRPVNFVAVANQLRTIEQDMMNAQALEQVTELLDRNLYSPSASPEDSSKNSKKGRGHTPTKGLSRTQVFVALAIFSALLFIAFVSYQLWQEGRASSFIHSNENPRYVAVLRPKITEQETIAPQQRDIMIATIDDAIRQTLLGIKNIHLISRHETDGLSGSLKQIGQQVAATDIITTAINCTDYRCEITFDRVTSEHWSVVQQKQWFTHFGSAHAMYEEAKSFFLPIFPEANAQLAETQLAPIYITEQSYQEFIELIVDIHIKGNSNDANLKRLEQFITRDTPLFQAYENYRWLVLTLYDDKRDARYLENYRTLLDNAPPEYKNSVFYALDLFWIAIYQQDFTAAESAIALSEARQASIYQIKDLRATLNLKQGKYQQARELFEQLVSLRFDRSHLFNLALCHWYLGNIGETQNRLEQLLALFPNDYAANQLIASLYLTQGELERSIAAYEKILEQGGHSSDMNNLAIAYMLQRKYQRAKELAEKAIQESPNNTSLYLNLADVLHLLQLNDKAQSLYQEVIQRYEGKESLKSYLEKAQAYAHLNDPQAAIKSLNQANKLAPGNTEVAFVSALVFVLLNEPDFAIPKAEEALTGGIGEIWFELPWFDNLCQNQGYQQLFSRPLTCFKS comes from the coding sequence ATGTTAAACACGGCTGAACCATTTCACTCCTCTCCGTCAATTGCTGGTTACCAAATTCAGAAGGTTATCGGTGAAGGTGGAAGCAGCAAGGTATACCTTGCTCTGGACGAAAGATTGCAACGGAAAGTTGCCATCAAGGTACTTAAGCCGAAAAATCAGTCGGACACAGACAGAGCACTTAAGGAAGCCAGAGCATTAGCTCAAATCAACCATCCGAACGTCATCCACATCTACGATATTATTCATCAAAAAGATCTGGTCATGTTGGTAATGGAGTACCTGCAAGGGACTACCCTGGCAAAACTGCAACGCCAGCAAGTGATGTCCATTGAACAGAAACTGGGACTTCTGACTCAAATTTGTGATGGTGTACAAGCCATACATGATGCAGGAATTTTGCACGCAGATCTGAAAGCCGAAAACATATGGGTGACAGGTCAAGGTACAGTCAAAGTGCTCGACTTGGGCATTTCCCGGTCTCTGAAAAATAACGATACAGAAAACGGCACAAATAAATCTTCGCCCAGTTTTGCTACCCCTACGGCTCTTTCTCCTGAGCAGGTTAAAGGGGAACCGCTTAATGTAAAAAGCGATATCTTCACCTTTGGACTACTGGCATTTTATCTGTTTGCGGGACGATTCCCCTACCCTCAACACACCCGAGAAACCTTCATTCATTATCTTTTGAATGAAAAACCAGACGATGCCGCACACATACTTCCTCTATTGCCAAAAGCGTTAATTAACCTATTAAATAGCTGTCTAAAAACGGAGCCGAACAAGCGCCCTGTAAATTTTGTGGCGGTGGCTAATCAGCTCAGAACCATAGAGCAAGACATGATGAATGCTCAGGCTTTAGAGCAGGTAACCGAGTTACTGGACAGAAACCTTTATTCGCCTTCTGCATCGCCAGAAGATAGTTCCAAAAACAGTAAAAAAGGGAGAGGGCATACTCCAACAAAGGGATTATCTCGAACACAGGTATTTGTGGCATTGGCGATTTTCTCAGCCCTGTTATTTATTGCCTTTGTTTCATATCAATTATGGCAAGAAGGCCGCGCCTCTTCGTTCATTCATTCAAATGAAAATCCGAGGTATGTGGCGGTATTACGACCAAAAATTACAGAGCAAGAAACAATAGCACCGCAACAACGCGACATTATGATCGCCACCATTGATGACGCCATTCGACAAACCCTGCTTGGTATAAAGAACATTCACCTGATATCAAGGCATGAAACCGATGGGCTTTCGGGAAGCTTAAAACAAATCGGTCAACAGGTTGCTGCAACCGATATTATTACCACCGCCATTAATTGCACCGATTACCGATGTGAAATTACCTTTGACAGAGTCACCTCCGAGCACTGGAGCGTGGTGCAACAAAAGCAATGGTTTACCCATTTTGGTTCGGCTCATGCCATGTATGAAGAAGCCAAATCCTTCTTTCTTCCCATATTTCCCGAGGCCAATGCACAATTAGCAGAGACCCAATTGGCTCCGATTTATATCACGGAACAATCCTATCAGGAGTTTATAGAGTTGATCGTCGATATCCACATAAAAGGCAATAGCAACGACGCAAACTTAAAACGCCTTGAACAGTTTATCACGCGTGATACTCCGCTCTTTCAAGCCTATGAGAACTATCGCTGGTTGGTGCTAACACTCTATGACGACAAAAGAGACGCACGGTATCTGGAAAATTACCGAACATTGTTGGACAACGCACCGCCAGAGTATAAGAACAGCGTGTTTTATGCGTTGGATTTGTTCTGGATTGCCATTTATCAGCAAGATTTTACCGCAGCAGAAAGTGCCATTGCACTATCAGAGGCCAGACAAGCCAGCATTTATCAGATCAAAGATTTACGAGCAACATTGAACTTAAAACAGGGAAAATACCAACAAGCCCGGGAATTATTTGAACAACTCGTCTCTCTGCGATTCGATCGTTCCCACCTGTTTAATCTGGCACTTTGTCATTGGTATCTTGGCAACATTGGTGAAACTCAAAACCGTCTTGAACAGTTATTGGCTTTATTTCCCAATGACTATGCTGCTAACCAATTAATCGCGTCACTGTATCTGACTCAGGGTGAACTAGAACGCTCTATTGCTGCCTATGAAAAGATCCTCGAACAAGGGGGACATAGCAGCGACATGAACAATCTGGCAATCGCCTATATGCTACAAAGAAAATATCAACGCGCAAAAGAGCTTGCAGAGAAAGCCATTCAGGAAAGTCCGAATAACACCTCGCTATATTTAAATCTTGCAGATGTGCTGCATCTATTGCAACTCAATGACAAAGCACAATCCTTGTATCAGGAAGTTATACAGCGTTACGAAGGGAAAGAAAGCCTGAAATCCTATTTGGAAAAGGCTCAAGCCTATGCCCACCTGAATGACCCACAAGCCGCCATTAAATCCCTCAACCAAGCAAACAAACTTGCCCCGGGAAACACCGAAGTAGCGTTTGTTTCAGCTTTGGTTTTCGTGCTGTTGAATGAGCCGGATTTTGCAATCCCCAAAGCCGAAGAAGCGCTCACTGGCGGCATTGGAGAAATATGGTTTGAGCTGCCCTGGTTTGACAACTTATGCCAAAACCAGGGCTATCAGCAGTTATTCTCTCGTCCCCTGACCTGTTTTAAAAGCTAG